One window of Candidatus Nitrospira kreftii genomic DNA carries:
- a CDS encoding hypothetical protein (conserved membrane protein of unknown function), with translation MILAGLFATALFLGLIVGDWLYFIRLTPDAVRYGCRVADRPDQWSGTAISVVRERFTPNGLLMLPHGVAWFYPELSQIAIRPQYRFFSKRFRTAWPMKGLIQLSSHDQGVGALCAKRIPWSSALITFMWFVVVSIGSLTFVIQYAMGGGFASLGGVLVGVGIIALAGLVVAFGLVTLALSYRLEDARLMKVYDELRDVLAKPVSS, from the coding sequence ATGATCTTGGCCGGCCTTTTCGCAACAGCGTTGTTTCTCGGGTTAATCGTCGGCGATTGGTTGTATTTTATCCGTCTGACTCCTGATGCCGTCCGGTATGGCTGCCGGGTTGCAGATCGTCCGGATCAATGGTCCGGTACCGCGATCAGCGTGGTGCGTGAGCGGTTCACGCCGAATGGCTTGTTGATGCTCCCCCACGGGGTCGCCTGGTTCTACCCGGAGTTATCACAGATCGCGATTCGCCCTCAGTATCGATTCTTCTCCAAACGGTTCCGCACCGCCTGGCCGATGAAGGGTCTGATTCAGCTTTCTTCCCACGACCAAGGGGTCGGTGCGCTGTGCGCAAAGCGTATCCCCTGGTCATCGGCGCTGATCACGTTCATGTGGTTTGTGGTCGTGTCGATCGGGTCATTGACCTTCGTCATACAATACGCCATGGGAGGAGGATTTGCGTCATTGGGCGGCGTGCTGGTTGGGGTCGGTATTATCGCGCTTGCAGGCCTTGTCGTGGCCTTCGGGCTGGTCACACTTGCCCTTTCGTATCGGCTCGAAGACGCTCGACTGATGAAGGTCTATGACGAGCTGCGCGACGTGCTCGCAAAACCGGTCTCTTCGTAA
- a CDS encoding hypothetical protein (conserved protein of unknown function), producing the protein MPEALPTTLDAFRALKEEFRGHLETFYAGLKLAPPYESVEKAVRTLTTMVHELPIEERSRIMADPILRWQEFARAFAASGLAKKHRGIIAGLLRNRSALALPAEYDHFLDLFRM; encoded by the coding sequence ATGCCAGAAGCATTGCCGACGACCCTTGATGCATTCCGGGCCCTCAAAGAGGAGTTTCGCGGTCACCTCGAAACGTTCTATGCCGGGCTCAAGCTGGCTCCACCGTATGAAAGCGTGGAGAAAGCTGTCCGCACATTGACGACCATGGTCCATGAACTTCCGATCGAAGAACGGAGCCGGATCATGGCCGATCCTATCTTGCGCTGGCAGGAATTCGCACGTGCCTTTGCTGCCTCAGGTCTTGCGAAGAAGCACCGTGGGATTATCGCCGGTCTGTTACGCAATCGGTCTGCGCTGGCTCTCCCGGCTGAATACGACCACTTCCTGGATCTATTTCGAATGTAG
- a CDS encoding hypothetical protein (conserved protein of unknown function): protein MNRMVNGLLVAMGMVVLVGCSSHHPHHGMAGGKSDAYWQKGQQDMEGLVNRTVQDPNKAKAVNALVGEIINELKAGREQERAYHRQLYTLNTSYTAAPDEFSKILNEANIQRTQSSAKVLSLRFRMKELMTADEWKAMTDKMLSYNSRYQHGSAGAKTGY from the coding sequence ATGAATCGGATGGTCAATGGGCTGCTCGTGGCGATGGGAATGGTCGTACTAGTCGGCTGCTCCTCACACCACCCTCACCACGGCATGGCAGGAGGCAAGAGCGACGCGTACTGGCAGAAGGGCCAGCAAGATATGGAAGGGTTGGTCAATCGCACCGTACAGGATCCCAACAAGGCAAAAGCGGTCAATGCGCTCGTCGGTGAAATCATCAACGAACTCAAGGCAGGACGCGAGCAAGAGCGCGCTTATCATCGGCAGCTCTATACTTTGAACACCAGCTATACGGCAGCGCCTGACGAATTTTCAAAAATCCTCAACGAAGCGAACATTCAACGGACGCAGAGTTCCGCAAAGGTCCTGAGCCTCCGGTTCAGGATGAAGGAGCTGATGACGGCTGATGAATGGAAAGCCATGACCGATAAAATGCTGTCCTATAACAGCCGATACCAGCATGGAAGTGCGGGAGCCAAAACCGGTTATTGA
- a CDS encoding hypothetical protein (conserved exported protein of unknown function): MMLLRASLTLVSLTLLISSLACQKESESIVSIALHPTNANILYVATNDAVYKSRDGGGTWERFPSFSARRVTTLAIDPVLPATIYAGTMGDAVYKSPDGGQRWLPHNVGLKEHVSFVNQFVFHPALNEKVYIATTVGAFYSKDAGREWEERMNGMKEVHIVTSIAINPKDPTILYGGTTGGVYRSDDAAMSWKRINNGLIPESELMASMALGVNAIEIDRTNPDIVYAGTTKGLFRTENRGEVWNRIGPSLSDLFISSVLIHPTESSVLYVGGLAGVWKSLDSGKAWKAVNQGIATLNIRALAMNSKNPQILYAGTNGSGLYRSTDAGATWTAVPLKAAPDGHQ, encoded by the coding sequence ATGATGTTGCTTCGCGCTTCCCTTACATTGGTGTCTCTCACGCTCCTAATCTCCTCACTTGCCTGCCAAAAAGAGAGCGAGTCGATTGTCTCGATCGCACTGCATCCGACGAATGCGAATATCCTTTACGTTGCGACGAACGACGCGGTCTACAAGTCCCGTGACGGCGGTGGGACCTGGGAGCGATTCCCGAGTTTCAGCGCGCGCCGGGTGACGACCCTCGCGATCGATCCTGTGCTGCCGGCCACGATTTATGCCGGGACGATGGGGGACGCGGTGTACAAGAGTCCGGACGGGGGACAACGGTGGCTCCCACACAATGTCGGCCTAAAAGAGCATGTGTCATTCGTGAATCAGTTTGTTTTCCACCCAGCTCTGAACGAGAAGGTCTATATCGCGACGACCGTCGGTGCCTTCTACTCGAAGGATGCGGGCCGTGAATGGGAAGAACGGATGAACGGGATGAAGGAAGTCCACATCGTGACCTCGATCGCCATCAATCCAAAGGATCCCACCATCCTGTACGGAGGGACGACGGGAGGGGTGTATCGATCGGACGATGCAGCGATGTCATGGAAACGGATCAACAACGGGCTGATCCCTGAGAGTGAATTGATGGCGTCCATGGCGCTGGGTGTCAATGCCATTGAAATCGATCGGACGAATCCCGATATCGTGTATGCGGGGACTACCAAAGGGCTCTTTCGGACAGAGAATAGGGGTGAGGTATGGAATAGGATCGGGCCATCCCTGTCTGACCTCTTTATCAGCAGCGTGCTCATCCATCCTACGGAATCCTCGGTGCTCTATGTCGGTGGCCTGGCCGGGGTGTGGAAAAGTCTGGACAGTGGGAAGGCTTGGAAAGCGGTGAATCAGGGTATTGCCACGTTGAATATTCGTGCCCTCGCCATGAATTCCAAGAATCCACAGATACTCTATGCCGGAACGAATGGCAGTGGGCTCTATCGTTCGACTGATGCCGGCGCGACGTGGACGGCTGTGCCGCTCAAAGCCGCGCCGGATGGGCATCAATAA
- a CDS encoding DNA-binding protein: MTIAPIKTARDYDRALGRIEQLMDAKPGTKAGDELDILTTLVEVYEAKHHAIYPPDPIEAIKFRMDQLGMTRKDLEMVLGGRGRVSEILTKKRNLSLEMIRRLHRELHIPLESLIGTAA; encoded by the coding sequence ATGACCATTGCTCCGATCAAAACAGCTAGAGATTATGACCGCGCCTTAGGTCGTATTGAACAACTGATGGACGCCAAACCAGGCACAAAGGCCGGTGATGAGCTGGATATCCTGACGACGCTCGTCGAGGTATATGAAGCAAAGCATCATGCGATTTATCCTCCCGACCCGATCGAGGCGATCAAATTTCGGATGGATCAACTCGGCATGACGCGGAAAGATTTAGAGATGGTGTTGGGTGGGCGCGGGCGTGTGTCGGAAATCCTGACGAAGAAGCGCAATCTCTCGCTCGAGATGATCCGTCGACTTCACCGTGAGTTGCACATTCCTCTGGAGAGTCTTATAGGTACCGCAGCATAG
- a CDS encoding putative membrane protein, which yields MRIIAKRTLRNFWKRHPKAKGPLEAWHQEVAHADWVSPSAVKAHFRSASVLQSNRVVFNVAGNQYRLIVKINYPYRVVYIRFIGTHSEYDAIDVTSI from the coding sequence GTGCGCATCATTGCCAAGCGGACGCTGCGGAACTTCTGGAAGCGACACCCAAAAGCCAAGGGTCCTTTGGAGGCCTGGCATCAGGAGGTTGCCCATGCTGATTGGGTATCCCCATCGGCCGTCAAAGCGCACTTTCGTTCAGCTAGCGTTCTGCAGAGCAATCGGGTCGTTTTCAACGTGGCGGGGAACCAGTATCGGCTTATCGTGAAGATCAATTACCCGTACCGAGTGGTGTACATCCGATTCATCGGCACACACAGTGAGTATGACGCGATCGATGTGACGAGTATCTAG
- a CDS encoding Helix-turn-helix domain protein, protein MGNKLTYKALAKFETKRNVWQEVLDGVREIKAGKRKRTNVEAKSYVVRVRLPHVDALLESST, encoded by the coding sequence ATGGGTAACAAGCTGACCTATAAGGCCCTCGCTAAATTCGAAACCAAACGAAATGTGTGGCAGGAAGTCCTGGACGGCGTACGCGAGATCAAAGCTGGAAAGAGAAAGCGGACCAACGTTGAAGCCAAGTCCTACGTCGTTCGCGTGCGGTTGCCACATGTGGATGCATTACTTGAGTCCTCAACCTAA
- a CDS encoding hypothetical protein (conserved protein of unknown function) has translation MPRDSPNQEITIVEALRAELAKSEPSRKRRVIEKFVLAALGSIPWVGGFLSAAASYKAEEGSIKQDSLQTQWLEEHHEKILKLKSTLEEIQHRFDSLGESIEARIQSEDYLGLVRKTFRAWDEADTDEKRRYTANLIVNAAGTRVCSDDVVRLFLDWLTLYHESHFAVIREIFKNPGSSRFEIWTALYGKLPREDSAEADLFKLLIRDLSTSGVVRQERDVNSLGQFVRKTPVRTRRGSAPTTMESAFEDSKPYILTELGKQFVHYTMNEVVSRIGEGRSSQG, from the coding sequence ATGCCCCGCGACTCACCAAACCAGGAGATAACGATAGTTGAAGCGTTGCGTGCGGAACTCGCTAAGTCAGAGCCCTCACGCAAACGAAGAGTTATCGAGAAATTTGTACTGGCAGCCCTAGGTAGTATTCCGTGGGTTGGGGGCTTTCTAAGCGCGGCAGCTTCATACAAGGCTGAAGAGGGATCTATCAAGCAGGACTCTCTTCAAACCCAGTGGCTTGAGGAACATCATGAAAAGATTCTGAAACTGAAATCGACCCTGGAAGAGATTCAGCATCGTTTCGATAGTTTGGGGGAAAGCATAGAGGCACGAATACAAAGTGAAGACTACCTTGGGCTTGTAAGAAAGACCTTCCGCGCCTGGGATGAGGCGGACACTGATGAGAAGAGGCGCTACACAGCTAATCTCATTGTGAATGCCGCAGGCACTCGCGTTTGTTCGGATGATGTCGTTCGTCTCTTCTTGGACTGGCTCACCTTGTACCACGAGTCTCACTTCGCTGTAATTCGAGAAATCTTCAAGAATCCGGGATCAAGCAGGTTTGAAATTTGGACCGCTCTCTATGGCAAACTACCACGAGAGGATTCCGCTGAGGCAGATCTGTTCAAACTTTTGATTCGTGATCTAAGTACTAGTGGTGTAGTGCGACAGGAAAGGGACGTCAATTCACTTGGTCAATTCGTACGCAAAACACCAGTGCGTACGCGCCGAGGCTCAGCTCCGACGACGATGGAATCTGCCTTTGAGGATTCGAAACCGTACATCTTGACTGAGCTCGGTAAACAGTTTGTCCACTACACCATGAACGAAGTAGTATCGCGGATTGGCGAAGGAAGGAGTAGCCAAGGCTAA